The following are encoded together in the Triticum dicoccoides isolate Atlit2015 ecotype Zavitan chromosome 6B, WEW_v2.0, whole genome shotgun sequence genome:
- the LOC119322332 gene encoding homeobox-leucine zipper protein ROC5-like: MSFGGLFDGGGGGGGMQFPYAGAFSSSPALSLGLDNAGGRDGGIGGRMFADGAGGAMARDAEAQNDSRSGSDHLDAISGVGDDDDDAEPSGSNPRKRKKRYHRHTPQQIQELEALFKECPHPDEKQRAELSKRLSLDARQVKFWFQNRRTQMKTQLERHENALLKQENEKLRTENLTIREAMRTPMCGGCGSPAMLGEVSLEEQHLRIENARLKDELNRVCTLATKFLGKPVSLLSPLQLQPHLSMPLPNSSLELAVGGIGGIGSMQPSMHGMMSEYAGGASSSMGTVITPARATGSALASMVDIDRSVFLELAISAMDELVKMAQTDDPLWVTGLPGFPDKESLNFEEYLHSSQHCIGMKPAGFVSEASRESGLVIIDNSVALVETLIDERRWSDMFSCMIAKATILEEVSNGIGGSRNGALLLMKAELQVLSPLVPIREVIFLRFCKQLAEGAWAVVDVSIDGLLSNQNSATTSAGANLKCRRLPSGCVMQDTPNGYCKVTWVEHTEYDEASVHQFYRPLLRSGLAFGASRWLATLQRQCECLAILMSSATVSPNEPTAISQEGKRSMLKLARRMTENFCAGVSASSAREWSKLDGATGSIGEDVRVMARKSVSEPGEPPGVVLSAATSVWVPIAPEKLFDFLRDEQLRAEWDILSNGGPMQEMARIAKGHQNGNSVSLLRASAMSANQSSMLILQETCTDASGSIVVYAPVDIPAMQLVMNGGDSTYVALLPSGFAILPDGPSIGSEHKTGGSLLTVAFQILVNSQPTAKLTVESVETVNNLISCTIKKIKTALQCATPEC; this comes from the exons ATGAGCTTCGGGGGCCtcttcgacggcggcggcggaggcggcggcatgCAGTTCCCTTACGCCGGCGCCTTCTCGTCCTCGCCCGCGCTCTCCCTCGGGCTG GACAACGCCGGCGGCCGAGACGGCGGCATAGGCGGGCGGATGTTTGCTGACGGCGCGGGCGGCGCGATGGCCAGGGACGCGGAGGCGCAGAACGACAGCCGGTCAGGGAGCGACCACCTGGACGCCATCtccggcgtcggcgacgacgacgacgacgccgagCCCAGCGGCAGCAACCCCCGCAAGCGGAAGAAGCGCTACCACCGCCACACGCCGCAGCAGATCCAGGAGCTCGAAGC GCTGTTCAAGGAGTGCCCCCACCCGGACGAGAAGCAGCGCGCAGAGCTCAGCAAGAGACTCTCCCTCGACGCGCGGCAGGTCAAGTTCTGGTTCCAGAACCGCCGCACGCAGATGAAG ACGCAACTGGAGCGGCACGAGAACGCGCTGCTGAAGCAGGAGAATGAAAAGCTGCGCACGGAGAACCTGACCATCAGGGAGGCCATGCGCACCCCAATGTGCGGCGGCTGCGGCAGCCCGGCCATGCTTGGGGAGGTCTCCCTGGAGGAGCAGCACCTGCGCATCGAGAATGCACGGCTCAAGGACGAACTCAACCGTGTCTGCACCCTCGCCACCAAGTTCCTCGGCAAGCCCGTGTCCCTTCTGTCGCCACTCCAGCTGCAGCCACACCTGTCGATGCCCCTGCCGAACTCGTCACTGGAGCTAGCAGTCGGGGGAATCGGTGGCATAGGGTCTATGCAGCCTTCGATGCACGGTATGATGAGTGAGTATGCCGGGGGTGCCTCAAGCTCGATGGGCACCGTGATCACACCAGCACGGGCAACTGGGTCTGCTTTAGCATCGATGGTGGACATTGACAGGTCTGTGTTCTTGGAGCTTGCAATCAGTGCAATGGATGAACTTGTCAAGATGGCACAGACCGATGATCCTTTGTGGGTTACGGGATTGCCTGGTTTTCCGGACAAGGAGTCACTCAACTTTGAGGAGTATCTCCACTCCTCCCAGCATTGCATTGGCATGAAGCCTGCCGGATTTGTGTCTGAGGCCTCTAGGGAGTCCGGCCTGGTCATCATCGACAATAGTGTTGCCCTTGTAGAGACCCTTATAGACGAG AGGCGGTGGTCCGACATGTTCTCATGTATGATTGCTAAGGCCACAATCCTTGAGGAGGTGTCTAACGGCATTGGTGGAAGCAGAAATGGAGCATTGCTGCTA ATGAAGGCTGAGCTACAGGTGCTCTCACCTCTGGTACCCATAAGGGAGGTTATTTTTCTCAGGTTTTGCAAGCAGCTGGCTGAGGGTGCCTGGGCAGTGGTGGATGTGTCCATTGATGGATTGTTGAGCAATCAAAATTCTGCTACCACATCCGCAGGCGCAAACCTGAAGTGTAGGAGGCTACCTTCCGGCTGTGTGATGCAAGATACTCCCAATGGCTACTGCAAG GTCACATGGGTTGAGCATACTGAATACGATGAGGCATCTGTCCATCAGTTCTACCGACCACTTCTCCGATCTGGTCTTGCCTTTGGCGCCAGCCGTTGGCTCGCCACTCTGCAGCGCCAGTGTGAATGCCTGGCCATCCTCATGTCCTCTGCTACAGTGTCACCTAATGAACCAACAG CTATATCGCAAGAGGGTAAGCGTAGCATGCTGAAGCTCGCACGCAGGATGACGGAGAACTTCTGTGCGGGGGTGAGCGCATCATCTGCGCGTGAATGGAGTAAGCTGGATGGTGCAACAGGTAGCATCGGTGAGGATGTGCGTGTCATGGCACGAAAGAGCGTGAGCGAGCCTGGGGAGCCACCAGGGGTGGTGCTGAGTGCCGCCACATCTGTATGGGTGCCTATTGCCCCTGAGAAGTTGTTCGACTTTCTGCGTGATGAACAGCTGCGTGCCGAGTGGGACATCCTCAGTAATGGAGGGCCCATGCAGGAGATGGCTCGAATTGCAAAGGGGCATCAGAATGGAAATTCGGTATCCCTCCTCAGAGCCAGT GCCATGAGTGCCAACCAGAGCAGCATGCTGATCCTTCAGGAAACATGCACTGATGCATCCGGGTCGATTGTTGTATACGCTCCTGTGGACATCCCTGCAATGCAGCTCGTCATGAACGGCGGGGACTCCACCTATGTTGCTCTGCTGCCATCTGGATTTGCCATTCTGCCCGATGGTCCTAGCATCGGCAGCGAGCACAAGACCGGCGGCTCTCTGCTGACCGTGGCATTCCAGATTCTTGTGAACAGCCAGCCCAccgccaagctcaccgtggaatcGGTCGAGACCGTGAACAATCTTATCTCCTGCACTATCAAGAAGATCAAGACGGCGCTGCAATGTGCAACGCCTGAGTGTTAG